The genomic region TTAGATGGAACCTCACATTCCCAAACATCACAATCTTGCATTGCCATTTGCAAGTCCATCAATAAATCAGCCAACACATGATGGGCAGAAAAGGCTTTTTTCAACCTGATTTCTCCTATGAAAAACGGTAAGATAGCGCAAATTTAAACATTAAAGCATACCGATAAACACACATAATAAGGTCTTTATCGGCAACAAGAGCCAAAACTTTACCATGAACAAAATCGAATCTCTCTCTGACTTATTTGATATGGTCGGTTGTGATGTAAGTTACTACGACCTCGGTCGCAACATTACCAAAATCACACCCCAACAAGCGGTTCAATTCGACCGCAAGCAACAAGCCTACCCTTTTCCATTTCGCCAACACGCTTGGTTAGCCTGCTTATTAAACATGGGAAGCGAACAAGGTAAAAAAGCCAAAAAAGAAGACATCATTGATCAGGGTGTGATTTGGTTTATTAAATTACCACTAGACGAAGCCGGCTGCCTAAACCTAGGCACACGTGACCATTTCATCAAAAGCATCGTCGATAAAATACTCCATAAAGGCGAAGAAGCAGGTTTATCAGAAGCCCTTGAAGACAACCCTTATGCCTTCAAACCTGATCAAGAACGCATGGCAAGCCTACACGCCATTCTAGGTAAGAACCTACACAAAGCCCCATCGCACTACTTTGACGACGTAGTAAAGTACTTATCATCAGACCTAACTGCAGACGACAACAGCTGGCAGACGCTTGGACTACAAGGCATTGCCGAACTTGCCGCCAGAGTAGACGAAAGCAAATACGAAACACTCATTCAAAAAGCCATTCACCAAGCTGCTAACCCCGTGGTTAGCCCTTTATGCCATGCTCTTGAGCATGAAGTTCTATCTAGCCAACTTCAAGCTACTTTGATTGAGAAACTACAAACCGAGCAAGATGCTCTTATGCAAGCAAGCTACCTGCGTGCCCTATCCAGAGCCGATTTAAACGACACACTATTACTGCCGTTGTTTGGATTACTTGGCAGCCTAACCGAATGTAAAAACGATGATCTTCACCCTATCGCCGCCCTTGCTGCAAAATGCCCCCATTGGTTAGGCCAAAATTCGCAGCTACTGCGCATCATCATGGAAAAATTGGCACACCGAGAAGACGGCTACATCGCCTTCAAACAAATCGCCGCCGAACTCAGCCAACACCCAGAAGCCAAACAACCACTTTGGGCATTACTGCGCAGCGGACACGCCAGCCCACAACTGGCCCAAGCCGTGAGTTACCTATTTACGCAAACACCAAAATCAGTGCAGTGATTCGGAAGAGTTAACATTGCGATAACCTGAGTCTGGAGTGTTTGAAATGAACAACCCAGACTCTGGTTTTTAACATAGTCCTACTTCAATATTGAAAGAGCAGCCACGAGTATTTTCTGAACCATCTGCGGATCTTCACCGCGCGCCACCTGAGACGAAGCGTTACTTAGCTGTGCATCGATATAAGTAGCGGCAAATTCTGACGACATCTCTGCAGAAAACTCACCTTTAGCCTTTGAACGCTCTACCCATTTTTGAAAAGTAACAAGACCCTGCTCTTCAAGAAAGTCTACCTGCGCTCGAGTCGCTTCACCCAAATGCGTTCGTGATTCACGCATTTTTATAAAAAGACAGCCATTTGGAGATTCATCATGACAACTAACTGAAGCGGCAAACGATATAAGGTTATCAAGAGCCTCTCTAAATGGAACGTCACTATTCAGCATCTGCTGCACCGGGCTTAAAATTTGTTCCTGATATCTGATAAGAACAGCCTTCATCAACCCATCTTCATTTGAAAACTCACGATAAAGGCCTGGCTTTGATACACCCGATCTCCTGCAAATTTCATTAAGAGACAAATTGGCTATGTTCTCTTTCCAATAAGAATTCATTGCCACATCTAAAACATGATCGCGATCTAGGGTCTTTGGTCGCCCCCTTGAAGGCTTAATTGAATCTAAACTCATTTTAATACCGCCTAGTATTTTAATTTGACATACTAATCTTTTGCGCTTATTATACCGTCTGGTACTTAATTAGCAAATCGAATAGGAAAGAAAAAATGAGCAATACAAAAAAAAGCATCGTTATTACAGGAAGCAGCAGTGGCTTTGGTCAAAAATCAGTAAAAGATTTTGCAGATAAAGGCTATCAAGTGTTCGCCACCATGCGAGGCCCAGAAGGCAAAAACGCTGGGGTTAAAGCCGAATTAGAAGCCTATAGTGACTCTGTCCATGTTGTTGATATGGATGTTACCAACGACGAATCAGTCAAAAACGCCATTGCGAGCGTACTAAATAAAGCCGGAAAAATTGATGTTTTGCTAAACAATGCGGGCGTAATGTATCTTGGTATTACCGAAGCATTTAGTATTGACCAAGCTCGCGAGCAAATGGAAACCAACTACTATGGCGCTATGCGCACTATTCTGGCCGTTTTACCTGCGATGCGTGACGCTAAGTCTGGCCTTATCATCAACACCTCATCCATGGTTGGCCAAATTTCGGCTCCGTATTTCTCTACCTACGCCGCGACCAAACATGCTTTAGAAGGCTACCTTCAAGGTTTACGCTACGAAGTAGCACCATTCGGTATCGATGTCGCCATCGTACAACCTGGCCCATTCCCAACAGGTTTAAGCGCATCAGGACAACAACCATCTCGTACAGACATACTGGACAGCTACGGTGAATTGGCAAACATCCCTGCCGCCATGTTCGAAGAATTCGGTAAATTTATGCAGAGTGATCAAGCACCTAATCCACAAATGGTAGTAGATGCTTATTTAGCCCTAGCAGACATGCCTGCAGGTAAGCGCCCAACACGCACACCTGTTGGCTTGGTTTGGGGGGTTGATGAAATTAACGCCGCTAAACAACCTGTCCAAGACCGTGTTTTAACAGAAATGCAACTAGACAAAGTTCTAGGCGGCGCTGACGTATAATATTCGTCACCAGAGGCAAACAAGACTTTGCCTCTTTTTAGACCAGCATCAAGTGAATGTCGTGTTTGAGAGATAAATTAGAGTCTGAGTGTCTGAATTTAAACATGCTGCAGACTCTTTTTTTAGGATGTATAAAAATGGCTTATGCCACTCCATCTTCATCAAGCCTTATCGTGACCTGCTTCTTAAGCTTTTTTGCGTAAGGATTTTTGACTGAATTTGAAAAATCATAATGATCACGCATAGCGATAATCCTCATATATCTTACGCTCTTGTTTGCCTGCTTTACGTGCAGAAATTATACGAATGCTTTCCGCTTCTCTTATGCAATGACAAACAACGAGTAAGTTAGATTCTATACTTGTACCAAGTGGCAAAAAGCGATCTTCATCTTGCGAGTGATCTGGATCGCCAATTAATCGCGCATACTCATCTGTAAACACAGTCTTTGCCTCATCAAAAGAGACACCGTGCTTCTGTATGTTTGATACACTTTTGTCGAAATTCCATTCGAATTTTAAGTCATCCATCACTTACATTGTAGTTACGTTGTAATTATATGCAAGAGATAGGGTTTATCAGAAATT from Marinomonas rhizomae harbors:
- a CDS encoding DUF3549 family protein, with the translated sequence MNKIESLSDLFDMVGCDVSYYDLGRNITKITPQQAVQFDRKQQAYPFPFRQHAWLACLLNMGSEQGKKAKKEDIIDQGVIWFIKLPLDEAGCLNLGTRDHFIKSIVDKILHKGEEAGLSEALEDNPYAFKPDQERMASLHAILGKNLHKAPSHYFDDVVKYLSSDLTADDNSWQTLGLQGIAELAARVDESKYETLIQKAIHQAANPVVSPLCHALEHEVLSSQLQATLIEKLQTEQDALMQASYLRALSRADLNDTLLLPLFGLLGSLTECKNDDLHPIAALAAKCPHWLGQNSQLLRIIMEKLAHREDGYIAFKQIAAELSQHPEAKQPLWALLRSGHASPQLAQAVSYLFTQTPKSVQ
- a CDS encoding TetR/AcrR family transcriptional regulator, whose amino-acid sequence is MSLDSIKPSRGRPKTLDRDHVLDVAMNSYWKENIANLSLNEICRRSGVSKPGLYREFSNEDGLMKAVLIRYQEQILSPVQQMLNSDVPFREALDNLISFAASVSCHDESPNGCLFIKMRESRTHLGEATRAQVDFLEEQGLVTFQKWVERSKAKGEFSAEMSSEFAATYIDAQLSNASSQVARGEDPQMVQKILVAALSILK
- a CDS encoding SDR family oxidoreductase; translated protein: MSNTKKSIVITGSSSGFGQKSVKDFADKGYQVFATMRGPEGKNAGVKAELEAYSDSVHVVDMDVTNDESVKNAIASVLNKAGKIDVLLNNAGVMYLGITEAFSIDQAREQMETNYYGAMRTILAVLPAMRDAKSGLIINTSSMVGQISAPYFSTYAATKHALEGYLQGLRYEVAPFGIDVAIVQPGPFPTGLSASGQQPSRTDILDSYGELANIPAAMFEEFGKFMQSDQAPNPQMVVDAYLALADMPAGKRPTRTPVGLVWGVDEINAAKQPVQDRVLTEMQLDKVLGGADV
- a CDS encoding BrnT family toxin, with amino-acid sequence MDDLKFEWNFDKSVSNIQKHGVSFDEAKTVFTDEYARLIGDPDHSQDEDRFLPLGTSIESNLLVVCHCIREAESIRIISARKAGKQERKIYEDYRYA